Proteins encoded in a region of the Ornithodoros turicata isolate Travis chromosome 3, ASM3712646v1, whole genome shotgun sequence genome:
- the LOC135388274 gene encoding uncharacterized protein LOC135388274 isoform X2, whose product MNIGRLMPQLIGCAQFELPQELKHKFRSLLCVDFGLHEDEQNMCFAFSVIAALHPATGYRRRRASSYRPYISEYVFPKTFPVAFPKEVEAFEKNNGISINVYAYEREDKSLYPIKVVDDEREKHVDLLLIDSHFLLITNFNGLFQPSGRFHCKRCMMGFSSDRILSDHLKMCLHQKVAKTIYPKKGETVAFAGEHLMSEVPFYCVYDFESVLSPCLEETNVYEDHCPSSFCLLVIRASDSHVLQKHLFRGPNCVTVFMELLRKLHDEILGWIHAFAPLEMTEENERQHTAATHCNICKESFAKRQKVRDHDHVSGEFRQTLCQTCNLKLRVPPKIPIIAHNANYDMSFLLSHLHLLKKSDINVIATSCQKFKAIDIGSYRFLDSLSFLNASLETLVKNLRDKGESNFQCLRQFFPNEEHFQLVVRKGVFCYNFVTSFEAYDEPSLPPRDKFFNILNGTEVSEQDYNHAQNVYEKFRLKSLGEYSDLYLLTDTLLLADVFQNFRKWTLDVHKIEPFHFVSLPGLSMSCALKMSQVELELINDPNAYLLIENGLRGGVTQCSLRKATANVPGTEQFDPEKEKKIINYIDVNGLYGAVMREPLPYGGFEWLTEEEIVNLDIAQIRDDSPVGYFLEVDLVYDRATHERHRDLPVAPEKMSVRYELLSDYQKALMKKFNLPQKATEAKLLLTLFDKERYFLHYRNLQLYLQLGLRLTKVHRVLKFNQKPFLRSYVDFNHELRKRATNAFEKQQSKLMINSVYGRTCMQVRKFVNCRLTVTDEQVLKLLRKPNLKQFRPLSSHVILFQFSQSVLRMKQPLYLGFTILELSKLKMFDFYHNHLLRVAPDTRLLYMDTDSYIVMLSDDKVLHELADEHLDNSGYDPDHPLYSTKNRMVLGKFKNELPRDHILGFCCLKPKLYALDLCSKKQYNRAKGVKQCEAQKLHFSMYTNALEQGTMHKVKQNLIVHKDNVNKSVSVTKIALNPLDTKRFICDDGIDTLPFGYG is encoded by the coding sequence atgaacattggacgtttgatgcctcaactgattggatgtgcccagtttgagttaccgcaagaattgaagcataagtttcgttctctgttgtgtgtggactttggtttgcatgaagatgagcagaacatgtgttttgccttCTCTGTAATAGCTGCACTGCATCCTGCTACTGGTTATCGCAGGCGTAGGGCATCTTCGTACAGACCATATATTTCTGAGTATGTTTTTCCGAAAACATTCCcggtagctttcccaaaagaggttgaagcattcgaaaaaaataatggtatcagtatcaatgtgtacgcctacgaaagggaagacaaatctctgtaccccatcaaggttgtcgatgacgagcgtgagaaacatgtggatctgttgctaatcgactctcattttctgcttatcacaaattttaatggattatttcaacctagcggacggtttcattgcaagaggtgtatgatgggcttctcatcagacagaatcctcagtgatcatttaaagatgtgtttgcatcagaaggttgctaagacaatttaccctaagaagggagagacggtagcatttgccggggaacatctcatgtcggaagtccctttctactgtgtatatgattttgaaagtgttttgtcaccttgtttggaggaaacaaacgtgtatgaggatcactgtccttcctcattttgccttttggttatacgtgcatccgactcacacgtgttgcaaaagcatcttttccgtggtcctaattgtgtcacagtatttatggagctgctgcggaaattgcatgacgaaattttaggatggatacatgcttttgcacctctagaaatgactgaagagaatgagcgtcaacatacagcagccactcattgtaatatctgcaaagaatcctttgctaaaagacaaaaagttcgagaccatgaccatgtaagcggagaatttcgacaaacactatgtcagacgtgtaacctgaaactgagagtgccacccaagattccaatcattgcacataatgctaactatgacatgagttttctcctgtctcatttacatctgcttaagaagtcagacatcaacgtgattgccaccagctgtcaaaaatttaaagcaattgacatcggctcttatcgattcttggacagtttgagttttctgaacgcaagccttgaaacactggtgaaaaatctacgtgataaaggtgaatccaactttcaatgccttcgccagttttttccaaatgaggaacactttcagctggttgttcgtaagggggtcttctgttataactttgtcaccagttttgaagcctatgatgagccttcgctaccacctcgagataagttctttaacattttgaatggaaccgaagtaagtgaacaagactacaaccacgcgcagaatgtgtatgaaaaatttcggctcaagagtcttggagagtattcggacttataccttctgacagacacactgcttttagcagatgtgtttcagaactttcgaaagtggacactcgatgtgcacaagattgaaccgtttcattttgtatcccttccaggattaagcatgtcttgtgCACTAAAAATGAGTCAGGTAGAACTAGAACTAATTAACGACCCCAACGCGTACCTGCTCATCGAGAATGGCTTACGAGGAGGTGTCACACAGTGCTCCCTGAGAAAAGCAACTGCGAATGTGCCAGGAACAGAACAGTTTgatcccgaaaaagaaaaaaaaataattaactaCATTGATGTAAATGGCCTGTATGGAGCAGTCATGAGAGAACCATTGCCTTACGGAGGATTTGAGTGGCTCACTGAGGAGGAAATTGTTAACTTGGATATAGCTCAGATACGAGATGATAGCCCTGTGGGTTACTTTCTTGAGGTAGACCTAGTGTATGACCGAGCAACTCATGAACGCCACAGAGATCTTCCCGTTGCCCCTGAAAAAATGTCCGTTCGTTATGAGCTATTGTCAGACTATCAGAAGGCGCTCATGAAGAAGTTCAATCTTCCACAGAAAGCTACCGAAGCAAAACTGTTGCTAACATTATTTGATAAAGAGAGGTACTTTCTCCACTATCGCAATTTGCAACTGTATCTGCAATTGGGGTTGCGTCTCActaaagttcacagggttctcaagttcaatcaaaagccctttctgcgatcctatgtcgacttcaatcacgaACTTCGGAAGCGAGCTACAAACGCATTTGAGAAACAGCAATCAAAGCTAATGATTAATAGTGTATATGGCAGGACATGTATGCAAGTCAGGAAATTCGTAAATTGTCGCCTCACAGTAACAGATGAGCAAGTGTTGAAGCTTCTACGTAAACCAAACTTGAAACAGTTCCGCCCTCTGAGCTCTCACGTCATCTTGTTCCAATTTAGTCAGTCTGTTCTTCGCATGAAGCAACCGCTGTACCTGGGCTTCACAATATTGGAATTGTctaagctgaagatgtttgatttttatcaTAACCATCTTCTCCGTGTAGCCCCTGATACACGACTGCTATACATGGACACTGATTCTTACATTGTGATGCTGAGTGACGATAAAGTACTCCACGAACTAGCTGACGAGCATCTAGACAACTCTGGATATGACCCTGATCACCCACTCTATTCGACAAAAAACAGGATGGTACTAGGAAagtttaaaaatgagcttcctcgtgatcacattcttggcttctgttgtctgaagccaaagctgtacgccctcgatctgtgcagcaaaaagcagtacaatcgCGCTAAGGGTGTTAAACAATGTGAAGCACAAAAACTCCACTTCTCTATGTACACGAATGCTCTCGAGCAGGGCACAATGCATAAAGTTaaacagaacctcattgtgcacaaggacaatgtcaacaaaagtgtgtcagtgacaaaaatagccctcaatccactggatacgaaacgcttcatttgtgatgatggaattgacacgctaccttttggctatggttga
- the LOC135388274 gene encoding uncharacterized protein LOC135388274 isoform X1 has translation MVTCHLCSQHERQYYATALGLQIHLANVHNLQAPCIPFCETLCTLRNYTNRFELHLHDRDVSGHDVTTFFHEYRQYIADVLRHFGFPLRYFVLLKVELGRHTPDDELQLEISFVPSKVVTVWSEADVEPSITQVTAEIAQNLENLEVEGSGFFLFRIHACIMNIGRLMPQLIGCAQFELPQELKHKFRSLLCVDFGLHEDEQNMCFAFSVIAALHPATGYRRRRASSYRPYISEYVFPKTFPVAFPKEVEAFEKNNGISINVYAYEREDKSLYPIKVVDDEREKHVDLLLIDSHFLLITNFNGLFQPSGRFHCKRCMMGFSSDRILSDHLKMCLHQKVAKTIYPKKGETVAFAGEHLMSEVPFYCVYDFESVLSPCLEETNVYEDHCPSSFCLLVIRASDSHVLQKHLFRGPNCVTVFMELLRKLHDEILGWIHAFAPLEMTEENERQHTAATHCNICKESFAKRQKVRDHDHVSGEFRQTLCQTCNLKLRVPPKIPIIAHNANYDMSFLLSHLHLLKKSDINVIATSCQKFKAIDIGSYRFLDSLSFLNASLETLVKNLRDKGESNFQCLRQFFPNEEHFQLVVRKGVFCYNFVTSFEAYDEPSLPPRDKFFNILNGTEVSEQDYNHAQNVYEKFRLKSLGEYSDLYLLTDTLLLADVFQNFRKWTLDVHKIEPFHFVSLPGLSMSCALKMSQVELELINDPNAYLLIENGLRGGVTQCSLRKATANVPGTEQFDPEKEKKIINYIDVNGLYGAVMREPLPYGGFEWLTEEEIVNLDIAQIRDDSPVGYFLEVDLVYDRATHERHRDLPVAPEKMSVRYELLSDYQKALMKKFNLPQKATEAKLLLTLFDKERYFLHYRNLQLYLQLGLRLTKVHRVLKFNQKPFLRSYVDFNHELRKRATNAFEKQQSKLMINSVYGRTCMQVRKFVNCRLTVTDEQVLKLLRKPNLKQFRPLSSHVILFQFSQSVLRMKQPLYLGFTILELSKLKMFDFYHNHLLRVAPDTRLLYMDTDSYIVMLSDDKVLHELADEHLDNSGYDPDHPLYSTKNRMVLGKFKNELPRDHILGFCCLKPKLYALDLCSKKQYNRAKGVKQCEAQKLHFSMYTNALEQGTMHKVKQNLIVHKDNVNKSVSVTKIALNPLDTKRFICDDGIDTLPFGYG, from the coding sequence ATGGTGACGTGTCACTTATGCTCCCAGCACGAACGGCAGTATTATGCAACAGCATTAGGTCTTCAGATTCACTTGGCAAATGTTCACAATCTTCAAGCCCCCTGCATTCCTTTTTGTGAGACTTTGTGCACACTGCGAAACTATACTAATCGGTTCGAGCTACATTTACACGACAGGGACGTTAGCGGACATGATGTTACAACCTTTTTTCACGAGTACAGACAGTACATTGCTGATGTCTTACGACACTTTGGTTTCCCACTGCGCTATTTTGTATTGCTTAAAGTGGAACTTGGTCGTCACACGCCAGACGATGAGTTACAGCTCGAAATTAGTTTCGTGCCTTCCAAAGTAGTGACAGTATGGTCAGAGGCAGATGTAGAACCTTCTATCACTCAAGTGACTGCTGAAAtagcacaaaatttggaaaacctcgaagtagaaggttcaggtttttttctctttcgcattcatgcctgtatcatgaacattggacgtttgatgcctcaactgattggatgtgcccagtttgagttaccgcaagaattgaagcataagtttcgttctctgttgtgtgtggactttggtttgcatgaagatgagcagaacatgtgttttgccttCTCTGTAATAGCTGCACTGCATCCTGCTACTGGTTATCGCAGGCGTAGGGCATCTTCGTACAGACCATATATTTCTGAGTATGTTTTTCCGAAAACATTCCcggtagctttcccaaaagaggttgaagcattcgaaaaaaataatggtatcagtatcaatgtgtacgcctacgaaagggaagacaaatctctgtaccccatcaaggttgtcgatgacgagcgtgagaaacatgtggatctgttgctaatcgactctcattttctgcttatcacaaattttaatggattatttcaacctagcggacggtttcattgcaagaggtgtatgatgggcttctcatcagacagaatcctcagtgatcatttaaagatgtgtttgcatcagaaggttgctaagacaatttaccctaagaagggagagacggtagcatttgccggggaacatctcatgtcggaagtccctttctactgtgtatatgattttgaaagtgttttgtcaccttgtttggaggaaacaaacgtgtatgaggatcactgtccttcctcattttgccttttggttatacgtgcatccgactcacacgtgttgcaaaagcatcttttccgtggtcctaattgtgtcacagtatttatggagctgctgcggaaattgcatgacgaaattttaggatggatacatgcttttgcacctctagaaatgactgaagagaatgagcgtcaacatacagcagccactcattgtaatatctgcaaagaatcctttgctaaaagacaaaaagttcgagaccatgaccatgtaagcggagaatttcgacaaacactatgtcagacgtgtaacctgaaactgagagtgccacccaagattccaatcattgcacataatgctaactatgacatgagttttctcctgtctcatttacatctgcttaagaagtcagacatcaacgtgattgccaccagctgtcaaaaatttaaagcaattgacatcggctcttatcgattcttggacagtttgagttttctgaacgcaagccttgaaacactggtgaaaaatctacgtgataaaggtgaatccaactttcaatgccttcgccagttttttccaaatgaggaacactttcagctggttgttcgtaagggggtcttctgttataactttgtcaccagttttgaagcctatgatgagccttcgctaccacctcgagataagttctttaacattttgaatggaaccgaagtaagtgaacaagactacaaccacgcgcagaatgtgtatgaaaaatttcggctcaagagtcttggagagtattcggacttataccttctgacagacacactgcttttagcagatgtgtttcagaactttcgaaagtggacactcgatgtgcacaagattgaaccgtttcattttgtatcccttccaggattaagcatgtcttgtgCACTAAAAATGAGTCAGGTAGAACTAGAACTAATTAACGACCCCAACGCGTACCTGCTCATCGAGAATGGCTTACGAGGAGGTGTCACACAGTGCTCCCTGAGAAAAGCAACTGCGAATGTGCCAGGAACAGAACAGTTTgatcccgaaaaagaaaaaaaaataattaactaCATTGATGTAAATGGCCTGTATGGAGCAGTCATGAGAGAACCATTGCCTTACGGAGGATTTGAGTGGCTCACTGAGGAGGAAATTGTTAACTTGGATATAGCTCAGATACGAGATGATAGCCCTGTGGGTTACTTTCTTGAGGTAGACCTAGTGTATGACCGAGCAACTCATGAACGCCACAGAGATCTTCCCGTTGCCCCTGAAAAAATGTCCGTTCGTTATGAGCTATTGTCAGACTATCAGAAGGCGCTCATGAAGAAGTTCAATCTTCCACAGAAAGCTACCGAAGCAAAACTGTTGCTAACATTATTTGATAAAGAGAGGTACTTTCTCCACTATCGCAATTTGCAACTGTATCTGCAATTGGGGTTGCGTCTCActaaagttcacagggttctcaagttcaatcaaaagccctttctgcgatcctatgtcgacttcaatcacgaACTTCGGAAGCGAGCTACAAACGCATTTGAGAAACAGCAATCAAAGCTAATGATTAATAGTGTATATGGCAGGACATGTATGCAAGTCAGGAAATTCGTAAATTGTCGCCTCACAGTAACAGATGAGCAAGTGTTGAAGCTTCTACGTAAACCAAACTTGAAACAGTTCCGCCCTCTGAGCTCTCACGTCATCTTGTTCCAATTTAGTCAGTCTGTTCTTCGCATGAAGCAACCGCTGTACCTGGGCTTCACAATATTGGAATTGTctaagctgaagatgtttgatttttatcaTAACCATCTTCTCCGTGTAGCCCCTGATACACGACTGCTATACATGGACACTGATTCTTACATTGTGATGCTGAGTGACGATAAAGTACTCCACGAACTAGCTGACGAGCATCTAGACAACTCTGGATATGACCCTGATCACCCACTCTATTCGACAAAAAACAGGATGGTACTAGGAAagtttaaaaatgagcttcctcgtgatcacattcttggcttctgttgtctgaagccaaagctgtacgccctcgatctgtgcagcaaaaagcagtacaatcgCGCTAAGGGTGTTAAACAATGTGAAGCACAAAAACTCCACTTCTCTATGTACACGAATGCTCTCGAGCAGGGCACAATGCATAAAGTTaaacagaacctcattgtgcacaaggacaatgtcaacaaaagtgtgtcagtgacaaaaatagccctcaatccactggatacgaaacgcttcatttgtgatgatggaattgacacgctaccttttggctatggttga